Genomic DNA from Bacterioplanes sanyensis:
ACCAGTTCACCACTGGCGCCCACTGCAAGTGATGCCACTCAAACCAACGAGGAGTTGAAACCCGAGGATTACCGGTTTTCGACACGTGCCATCATGGTCAGTGCCGTTGCCAGTGAGTTCAACGTTGAAGCGCTGCCCAAACAACAGTTGGCAGACTTTCAATTACGACTGCAGCAATACGGCTTGCTACAGGGCCAAGCGCTGAACTCCATGGCCATCATCAGCGCCGACAACAGCGATACCGGCAATAGCGAAGCAACGATCAATGCGCTGCAGCGCGTTAGTGACGCTCGCGAGCAGTTTGAACAAAATCAAACACCGTTCAGCGAGCGCCAACGCATCAATTATCTGCACAATTTGCTGCAAAATATGAAATCAGCTCGCTAACGCCACTTCAATCCACTCTTTTAGCCAAAACAGCGCATCGTCATCGGGCGTGACGGTTTCCGTCGCATCAATCGTGACCTTAGGTACCGGAGCCACGGCCTGCAGCTCGAACAACCGCTCTTCCATTTTCTCCCCAGCACCGCAGAAATTCATATAAGAACTGTCACCCAGCGCGATCACGCCAAACGGCTTGCCCGTTTGCAGTGGAAATACATCCCCAAGCTCGCTGTAAAACGGCAGCAAATTGTCGGGAATATCGCCTTGCCCGGTGGTGGCCGTCACCACCAATATGGCATCAAAGGCTTGAACATTCAGATGAGCGATAGATGGCGCAGCATCGACGACCACCTGATGGCCCTGTTCTGTCAATGCTGAAGCGACTTGATCAGCAACGGCTTGCGCCGTCCCCGTCACCGTGCCGACGGGAATGTATATTGTCTTCATTGCGGTTTATCTCAGAGAAAAGCAGTACCAGGGCGCAGTATACCGAGTTCGAAATGAGATGCGTTAGCTGGCTTGGCGAGTTTTGATCAGCTGCTGCAAACGCTGTTTCCAGGCGAGGCAGCGCCGCTCAAAATCATGATCGGCGCAGGCAAAGCCAGGCCGCTGCTGAGCGCGCGCCAGTTGTAACGCTTGCTGGCGCAACTGAGGCCAGTGCAACAACAGCTCGTTAGCGATATCGAGGCGCTCACTCAGTGGCTGTGGCCAATCACTGAACTCGTTCACCGGCACATCATGAACACTCAGCCAGTCCGCCAGATTTTGCTGAAACAAGCCCCAGGCATCGCCGCTTTCCTGCGCCACCTGCAGCCCACTGGCCGCCAACGCAGCTTCGATCTGTGCCATTACAGCGCTCGGCTTATTTCCTTCTACTGACATGTCTGCACACAGCTCCAGTTGACTATTGGGCGGTAATTCAGACTATAGAACAGTCACCAACGGCCGACATGCTTAGCAAGGGTTAAGGAGTGCGCCATGACAACGGAAACACGCGGCATCGATATCGAAGCTTGGTTCAACCGACTGCTGCAACGGCTGTTTCCGGTTTGGTATGCCACCCAAGCCGTGCGTGAACTGCCGCTGGAGCCCATGGGACCGCTCAACCCCAGTAGCCACTTGCGTCATCACTGGCTCAGTATTCAGCAAACACTCATCGCCGCACAAAGCTCGTTGGCCGATGCCGGTCAGGACTGGGAAAGCCTGCATCAATTGCTGGGCAAACTGTTGCTAGAGCAAGAAGTAAAGCGCAGCTGGCTGGTCACCGCGATACAAGGTGTGGACGTCGGTGACGACAGTGAAATCTGGCCCTCCCTGCCCAGTTACGCCGAAAGCTGCTGTTACGACCGCGACTGGGAAAGCAATGCCGACTTTGAGCGCTTGGTTGCCACGGCATTTCCAGAGTCAGACGCTCCCCACCGCTTGGTGTATCGGGAATGGGACGGCCGCTGCTATTGGCTCAACAATGGCGGCGCCGATGAACTTGCCTTGGCACAATTGCACGCCAGCCAAAAACAACGTGATGGCCATATCTCCGCGTTAATGACCGTCGAACACGTCAACCAGCCGGCGCTGGAAAAGCTGCGCCAGCAGTTCTGGATGCTGTTAATGACGCGCCAGCGCGCCTATCAAGTGTTAGACATGTTATTGCAAGCCGACTTACCCGCCATCATTGCCGAGTTTGAGTCGCGCCGTAGCGACCTGGTCTTACTGACGGCGAAGAAGAACAACAAATCCATCAACAAAATCATACTGAGCCTGATGAATAACCGCTCGACGTCGCAGCTGATCGATCTCGGCCGTTTAATCAGTCGCCAGCACTTCCCGCTGCCAGCGCCCGGCAAGTCTGCCAAAGCAGCAGACAATATCGAAGAGGCCAGCGACGTACCCTCCGCCAGCGAATAACCAAACCAAGCCGGGCTAACAGAGCAGAGAAAACAGAGGAAATAACGCAGGTTGCGCAGCACAACCGCAGTAACGTGCGTGTCTCAATGGCTCAGGTCAGCACAGCAAGGCCGGGTTGATTTACGACAAAACCCTGTCATGCTAGCGCCTTATGTGCGGTCTACCACCGTACAACCGGCGTCATGCCGGGCGACTATAACAATAAACGGTAACAGCATGATTAGAGGTACGTGGAGCCTGACAGAGCCACTGGTGCCAGTTAACATTCCTGCCACCTTAGTGCGCGTAGGCGAAAGCAAAGGCATCAGTACTGACGTGCTGCTGCACAACACCGGCCTTAACGCCGACATGTTTGGCGATCCGAGTGCTCGTTTAAGCTATCAACAAGTGTTGTTGCTGGCCGAAAATCTCATCCGCTCCTACCCAGACGACAGTCTTGGCTTGGATATTGGCGCCGCCATCAAAATCAACCAGTTCGGTATGCTTGGCTATGCCATCATGAGCTGCGCTGATATTCGCAGTGCCTTACAGCTTGGGCTGCGCTTTCATCCGCTGGTAGACCCCGCCTTTACCTTCGAAGTGGTGGAGCAAAACGAACAATCTGCCGTGCGGCTCACGACACACATTCCGATTGAACATATTTACCGCATGCTGTGTGACTTGTTTGTGGTGAACTTTACCTGCTTAGCGCGCTTTTTGACCGGCCGTGATTTACAGCCCGTCGCCGTGCATCTCAACCATCCACGGCCACAATACGAGCAGCGCTATAAAGAGTTTTTTGACTGCCCCGTGCTGTTCGATCAACCGCGTACCGAACTGGTGTTCGACAGCAGCATTTTGGACGAAGCGGTGCAAATGGCCGATCAGGCAACCGCCGCCATGGCGGAAAATCAGTGCGAAGAAATTCTCGCCAGACTGGGGCCGAAAGAAGGAATCGTTGCCAAAGTTCGCCGTATTCTGCTGCGCAATCCAGGGTTGTTTCCGCCGGTCGACGTGGTCGCCGGGCAATTGGCCACCTCGACTCGTACGCTGAGCCGCAGCTTGCAGGAAGTCGGCACCTCCTATCAGCGCATTCTTGATGAAGTGCGCAAAGAAATGGCCATCGAGTATTTGCGCACCTCTAACCTCCCGATTGAAGAAATTGCTGCCTTGGTGGGGTACAGCGACCCGTCCAATTTCCGCAAAGCCTTCCGCCGCTGGACTCAACACGCACCGTCGTATTACCGCGAAGATCGGCACTGACCAATCGCCACGGACCAATCGCTACGGTAACGGGTAAGGGAGCAATCGTGCTCCCTTCACCGTACTGTCACCACTCTGCAAAAGAACTGTCACAGACGCACGCGACAGTAGGGATATGTCGGCCAGTAGCGATAATCCCATGTCTGCGACGATCACCCGCGTCAGCATAGTGACCGAAACCTTTGCCCCCGAGATCAATGGCGTCGCCAATACGCTGTCGCAACTGGTGTGCGGCTTACGTCAACGAGGAATTGAAGTACAGGTCATTCGCCCGCGACAAGCTGGCGATAGCAAAGCAACCAGCGACGATTGGCACACCGTCACATTGCCAGGGCTGCCGATCCCGGGCTATCAGGAATTGCGCTTTGGCCTCCCCTGGCAAGGGCGGGTGCGTGCGGCAATTCAAGCCTTTCGTCCACAAGCCATCTATGTCGCCACCGAAGGTCCTATGGGATGGGTGGCGGTAAAGGCCGCCAAGCGGTTAGCGATTCCGGTGGTCAGCGGCTTTCACACTAATTTCCATCAATACATCGAGCATTATCGATTAGGCGCTTTTGAGCGACTGGCTTATGCGTATTTGCGCCGCTTTCACAATCGCACTCAAGCCACCCTGGTGCCAACCCGGGCGCAGCGCGATGAGCTAGAACAGCACGGCTTTGAGCGTGTGCAAGTGTTGTCGCGCGGCGTCGACAGCCAGCGCTTTCATCCAGACAAACGCGATGGCTCGCTACGCCGCCAATGGCAAGTGAAGGATGACGACATCGTCTTGCTCTACGTCGGTCGGATCGCAGGAGAGAAAAACCTGCAACTGGCGGTGCGCACGTTTGAGCAACTAAAAACACTGGATGAGGCCGTCAAACTGGTGCTGGTCGGCGATGGCCCTGAATTGCCAGCGTTACAGGAAAAACACAGTGACATCATCACCTGCGGCATGCAAACCGGCGACGATCTGTCACGCCACTTTGCCAGTGGCGATGTCTTTTTATTTCCCAGCAAAACTGACACCTTCGGCAACGTGGTGACTGAGGCCATGGCCAGCGGTTTGGCAGTGGTCAGCTTCGACTACGCCGCCGCTCACGAGCATATTCGCCATGGCGACAATGGCCTAGTAGCCCCATTTGGCGACGACGACAGTTTTATTCATCAAGCCAGCCTGCTCTCCGACAGCCCCAATCTGTTGCGTCAAATCCGACAGCGGGCACGCCAGCACGCCGAGGGCATTAGTTGGGGCAGCATTGTAGAAGACTTTATTCAACGCCTGGCACAGGCAAGCCATGAGGTACACGTCCATGCCGATGAGCAAAAGCGTCGCCCCAAGAACCGCTCTTCTGTTCCACAAAGCGGATCGCTTTGAACTGCGTTTCTGCCAACAGCTGAATCAGTTTGGCGGCTATCGTGCCGTTCGCGTTTTCTTTAAAGGCGTCAGCCGTCTGGGAGACGGTGTTTTTTGGTACAGCCTGATGTTGGCGGTGATAGCCCTAATGGGCATGCAAGGCATTCAGGTCGTTGGCCACATTGTTGTGTGTGGCGCTCTGTCCGTATTGCTC
This window encodes:
- a CDS encoding flavodoxin domain-containing protein, producing MKTIYIPVGTVTGTAQAVADQVASALTEQGHQVVVDAAPSIAHLNVQAFDAILVVTATTGQGDIPDNLLPFYSELGDVFPLQTGKPFGVIALGDSSYMNFCGAGEKMEERLFELQAVAPVPKVTIDATETVTPDDDALFWLKEWIEVALAS
- a CDS encoding glycosyltransferase family 4 protein, coding for MSATITRVSIVTETFAPEINGVANTLSQLVCGLRQRGIEVQVIRPRQAGDSKATSDDWHTVTLPGLPIPGYQELRFGLPWQGRVRAAIQAFRPQAIYVATEGPMGWVAVKAAKRLAIPVVSGFHTNFHQYIEHYRLGAFERLAYAYLRRFHNRTQATLVPTRAQRDELEQHGFERVQVLSRGVDSQRFHPDKRDGSLRRQWQVKDDDIVLLYVGRIAGEKNLQLAVRTFEQLKTLDEAVKLVLVGDGPELPALQEKHSDIITCGMQTGDDLSRHFASGDVFLFPSKTDTFGNVVTEAMASGLAVVSFDYAAAHEHIRHGDNGLVAPFGDDDSFIHQASLLSDSPNLLRQIRQRARQHAEGISWGSIVEDFIQRLAQASHEVHVHADEQKRRPKNRSSVPQSGSL
- a CDS encoding DUF6685 family protein, which produces MTTETRGIDIEAWFNRLLQRLFPVWYATQAVRELPLEPMGPLNPSSHLRHHWLSIQQTLIAAQSSLADAGQDWESLHQLLGKLLLEQEVKRSWLVTAIQGVDVGDDSEIWPSLPSYAESCCYDRDWESNADFERLVATAFPESDAPHRLVYREWDGRCYWLNNGGADELALAQLHASQKQRDGHISALMTVEHVNQPALEKLRQQFWMLLMTRQRAYQVLDMLLQADLPAIIAEFESRRSDLVLLTAKKNNKSINKIILSLMNNRSTSQLIDLGRLISRQHFPLPAPGKSAKAADNIEEASDVPSASE
- a CDS encoding AraC family transcriptional regulator, which encodes MIRGTWSLTEPLVPVNIPATLVRVGESKGISTDVLLHNTGLNADMFGDPSARLSYQQVLLLAENLIRSYPDDSLGLDIGAAIKINQFGMLGYAIMSCADIRSALQLGLRFHPLVDPAFTFEVVEQNEQSAVRLTTHIPIEHIYRMLCDLFVVNFTCLARFLTGRDLQPVAVHLNHPRPQYEQRYKEFFDCPVLFDQPRTELVFDSSILDEAVQMADQATAAMAENQCEEILARLGPKEGIVAKVRRILLRNPGLFPPVDVVAGQLATSTRTLSRSLQEVGTSYQRILDEVRKEMAIEYLRTSNLPIEEIAALVGYSDPSNFRKAFRRWTQHAPSYYREDRH